The window GGTACTGGTTAATTCTTTTCTCTGAGAAGGTTGAGATTATGTCTTTGAGTGGAGTCGTGATCTTTCCCCAGGTGGTccgcaggggagggggggggggggagcgacggGACAGAAGAGACGCAGGAGGAAGGTTACACAAAAGTCTAAAGTTCAGAGAGAAGTATGAATGCGCGTTGTTATCCAGAAGCAATGCGTCCACGTTTAGTCCTTTtcactgtttctgtgtgtgtgtgtgtgtatgtgtggtgtgtgtgtgtggtgtgtgtatgCAACCGACAAACATACAGCTGACTTTTCAGTAGCTGTCATACTTTACAAGGCTTTTATCAGTTTAAGATTTCTTGCAGCAGTCCTCtacttcttttctctctcccatgtCACTCCACGGCCTTCTTTCGTTTTCTTCTCTTAGATACAGGCACTTATCAAAGTCCCGCCCTCTTTTAGGAAAACTAGCGTAGGGGAGAAGGGCGCGCATCTTCATCCGAGGCGTGTTAATGGGCTTTTAAGAGAGTGTGTCCCCTGAGGAAAGTGCTGACTGGCTGCTGATCCCACTGATGGGTCCTGGCGGAGGGAGCCGTGCTACTGGGACGGCGGACTCCGGAGCGTCACTGGCCTCTGATGTCAGCGCTGTTCCAGTCACAGAGTCTGAGTGTCCCAGAAGAGCCCCGGTCCAGACGGGCAGATGATTGGAGCGGGTGTCCAACAAAACAAGAGGGAGGCTGTCTTTGACGTGTTGGTTtttcgatgtgtgtgtgtgtgtgtgtgtgttggactgtGCTCTCAGTTCACTGGGAGGGCCGCAGGGATCTAGTTTGGGAGAGGGATTACGGAGGAACCATTTACATACTCCTGTGCCCCCTCCAGTGCTCCCGGAGCAGTAGTGTTTGGACCGGGCCTCCCATCAGCAGTCTTTGTTCTCCAGAGACAGCTGAGCGGTGGCACGATGCAGCTCGGCGCTCACCTGCCGCTGGGAGGCCAACAGCGTGGCCAAAGAGCCCTCGTATGCCaacgggggggggctgtcctcTTCTCTGCTGCCTGTCCcattctcctccgtctccatccgtCCGTtgctttccctttctttctccttctccctctccctttgcctctccctctccttttcccTCTCCGCCTCGGGTCGAACCTTCTTGTCGTCCGACTCCTCCTGGGAGGCCTCCATGCGCTGGTCTTCGCTCCAGCGCCTCTTGAAGCGCAGCTTGAGGGGGATGCACTTGGTCTGAGGGGCTTCGACAGAGACAGTCTGAGGCGGGGGGGTGTTGCTGTCCACTGGCTCGGTGGGTTCGCTCTTGAGGGCGGGCGGCATGCGGGGtgcatttgagtgtgtgtgctgcGAGGTGAAGAAGGGCATcaggccaggtggaggcggggcAGGGGCCTTGAAGACGTCCTCGTCCAGGTCCTCGTCAGGATGGGGGTGGTGTTGGGGCGCGGCTGTGCCGTTAgcaaggtggtggtggtggtggtggtggtggtggtgttcggGGGCTCTGAAGTGGCGAGGGGAGAAGAGCTTAAACTCCTCATCTCTCTCGTCTGGGTCCTCATCACTGATGTCGgtgacctccacctcctcctctgactcaaTATCAGAGATGGGTTCCACCTGGAGGGAGACAAACATGGCAAAGAatgaacacaggaggaaactCAAGGACATTTAAttagggtatatatatatatatatttatatacacatatatatatatacattcaaaATGCAGTTTTACTTGTCTGTTAAGACAATGTCTGGCAGGTGACGGTTGCTAATAATTTAGATCACATGTACGTGTACTTTTCCCTTTGAGATCGCAAACCAAATCATAACGGATATTTGGGTCCATGTGCCTCACCTTTATTTTGGGCAGTCCCGTACTGTTTAGGGACTGCGTTGAGGAAGAGGCCGAGATGAGGCCCGAGCCGCTGGCGGAGCTCAGGTCGCTGCCGAACGACAGCGAGGAGCCCAAGCCGGACGTAGACGTCATGGATCCGGAGGACAGCGAGCTCTGCCGGGGTTTACTATGGCTCTGGCTCTCCTTGTGCTTCCTGCCGAGCGGCGGCGGCTGCAGCTTGAACTTGAAGGGAGACATGTGCAGCGGCTCCTCGCTCAGGTGGAGCGGGTGGTGGTGCATGGGGTGAGAGTGGGTGTGAGGGTGGGCGGAATGAGGCGGATGCGCGTGGTGGTGGGTGGCGTGAGCCAGAGACGGGTGATGGTGGCGCTCTCCTCCCCGCTCTGCCCGGCTCGCCCTCTCGGCCGCGCCTCTCTCTCCGGAGAGGCCGGCCTTGTCGGCGGCGAGCCGGTGGGGCTGAGGGATGACGATGTTGGGGTACTGCAGGAAGGCTCGGGGGCTGAGGCCGTAGTTGTATACCGACTGGGTGTGGGCCTGCAGGTAGCGCTTCATGTCCTCTGGGTTGAAGGAGAAGTGGGAGCCCAGCATGGGGGACAAGGTGGGGGACGGGGTGTAGGGCAGGTGAGAAGACGGGGTCATGGAGAGCGCCGGGGAAAGGGGAGGGGCTAGGAGGGCGGCTCCTCCCGGGCCCGGCAGGGGGGACACCGGGAAGGGCGACAGGGAATCCGGGTGAATCCGGTGCGCCCCGTGGCGGGGGCCCGGGTGCCCGCCGGGGTTCCCCGGTCCCCCGTACATGCGGTACAGGGCTTCATGTGACAGGCGGGGGTTGATGATGCTCCGGtagccgcctccgccgccgggGCCCCCTCCGCCGCTCAcgctcctctctcccctctcctctcccgctcCGGCGTTGCCCTCCTCGATCTCGGAGTTGACCGAGGTGCCGTCGCTGCAGTCGCTGACGGAGCCCCGGGCCATCCGTCGGGCCACGGAGCTGAACATGCCGCCGGGGCTGCGCAGGTCCTCGTTCGGGGAGAGGACCTCGGAGGGCGTGGAGGGCGGGAACCGGAAGTGGGTCCCCGCACCGGTGGGGACAGGAGGTGCGCTCTGAGGAACACTGCTTCCTGGAAACGCCAAGGGAgcgagggagaaaaaaacagaaagaaagaaattacaCATAATGTTCTCCAGTGTAATCCTACGTAATCGTGCCATCCCATTGTGGGATCAGGAGGCATCTGAAAACTCACAAGCTTGtacaggcacacgcacacagacgcacacacacacacagaaatagacTGCGAGGCTTACCGGTGGAGCCCATGTCGATAAAGGGGTAATTGACCAAGACCAGCTTATTGAAGTTAAACTTGTAGGTGAACCTCTTGCCTTTGGTCTTATGGAGGATCCTCTTGTTGTAGTAGTATCTGAAAAGGATGAGGATGTTAATTAAAATATGTGCCCAAGAAGTAACTTGCTCACACGGACGTGAAGGCCAAGATGCAGACAAAAGGGGCAAATAACTGCATGTTAACTTATGCAGCGACATTGGTGTCTCCCAAAAATACGTATGAACTACCGGCCTAATATCGATGCTGAAACATTCAATCTAAGATGTGcacctcattttattttatgttcctGAACAGGACACAGACAGATGTGCCAGCACACTCAAGCACACGCTTTAATAACCACAAGTCTTTcatgtcacccccccctccctccccgctctTCTAATGATAGATATTAAAGGGTGTTGTATGACATATGCACAAAGCAGACCCAGTAAAGAGAACGCAAGAGGGGGGAGGTTGTTGGGTGAGTGGGGGTTAAAGGAGAGAAAACAGATGGATGGGAAGCGGTGGATGGATTGAGCCGAGGAGTAGCAGGGATGTTGTGTGGAGGGATAAACAAACACTTAAGAGACCAGAGGTCAGTGCTTAATGCCAAATGTGGAACGTAAATGGGTCGTAAGGCCACAAGGGGCATGTCTGCAATGTGTGACACTTGCGTCCCGGACTCGTGTTACTTTGTTGGGATATTGCATGCGCGGTGTATTCCGATAATCTAAACCGGTCTAAGGAGAAAGTGTCTTTTAGAGTGTTTCCTGTTCAGATGTCGGTTTCCGCGATTCAATTTGTTAGATGGACCCATCTCTTTATGTAACAGCAAACCAAAGCTGGCGATAATTCTACCCATTTCTATCTTTTTATGTAATGGCcattctctctctgttttttttcaatttagctttctctctttcatggCTCCAGCACACAGCACAAGGCACTATTTGTATTCACCTTTGTCCGGCTTCATCTCTTTATGTAACATCTCTGTGCTTTCTCCCCAGATCCACATGCACTTTATGTAACCTCTACGTCCCCGGCTGCCTACACTGACATAGACAAAGCGAAAGACGTATGCAGGGACACAGGCTGGGTGAGTCTGCCCGCGAGACCACGAGTTTGTGTGGCAGGCTGACCAAAACGACCAACGCGACCTCCGGCTACCGGACATTAGATTCTACCAGGCGGCGCGGCGCCTCGTGGGGTCGGCATGGCTACCTGCTTTTACAGCAGACGGCtcggcttcccttcctcccgcGTGCGTCTGCCGGCACCAGTTAAGTGAAGTGTGCTGACAGAGATAGGGGCTGCAGGGTATGTAGGTGATGCAGAGTTAATGCGGGCCCATTCACTGTCATTATGCTGAATGGTAGTTATCCAGAcgggagtgtgtgcgtgtctgtttgGTGTTGGGGAGGTGTCACCCTTCACCCCCTCTTATTATGCTTATTATGCAGACTAGCTGGGCCCATTTGGCTCTGGGAACAGACTGTTGCTCTTTTTTCACTTGTCCTCTtcaacccctcctcctcctcctcccccctttcatGCTACcaatacctccccccccccccctttttattccaactctctctccctgtgctgGGCACTCGTCCCCCGAGGCGATGGGAGAGACAGGACGGGCCTGCACCGTTGAAAACATTGTTTACTCCAGCCACAAagcagcatgggggggggggggacactcccACAAAGtaagggaggagaagcagacagGAGCAAGGAGactgaggaacacacacacggggacgATGCTGCACGGACAGCAGGAAGATGTAACTGAaaaatcatttgttttcctgTATCAGAGAAACATCACCATACAACACAGGTACGCTTTGTTatgcaaagaaaaatacaacaattcaACTTTTGACTTCTTTCCACCCACTTTGTGCAGATTCCATAATGTTGACGAAGTTGAATCAACTCTCTGAAACTTAAGCGGTTCGTTATGGCGGTTATGTTTATTGTAAGCCGCATTCCTTTTAGAAAGGTGTGCCTTAGCGTATAATTAATATGGCCTATAATATTGATGTGCTGAGGCattggctcacacacacacacacacacacacacacacaacaaagagcGCTGAGATGCAAACAACAACTTTGCCTAATCTTAGCCACGGCAACTGTTGCCACGTTTAGAGCACACTGTCGCCCCTTCTttctccatgcccccccccccgcaccatCATGCAAGCAGACTTTGAAGAGCATTTGAACTCACttcaaaagagaagaaagacatTCTTGGGGTGCCTGTGTTTAGctgcccaccacacacacatacattcccTGATTCTATAACTGCCGTCTATTCAGACATACTCAAACACATGGAGACACGTGTGCCCACACATGCCCATTGAACATGTCACCCAGGAGGTGCAGCTTCACCGCGCTCTCTATTTAACCAAAAGAGAGCACTGACCAATCAAAGCCAGGGAGGATTTATGCAAATCCTTCAGGGGGCCAGAGGGGAGGATTTCTATCAGTGCAGTTGTTACTGTGTGTGATTTTAGGCCTGGGATTAAAGCTGCGATTACACAGACCTGCTATGGTCTGAGACATTATGATCAAAGAAGAGAgcgagcaggagggagggaggaacggacacacacacacacacacacactgtgtcacaCAACAGCCCATAACACAATCAAAAAGCTGTTTGTTATAACTTAAGTTATTCAAAGCTGCGTCCACGGTTCTATTTGATATGATAACATTGTATTGGTCAAGTAATTCCTGAGAATAGAACAATCAGCAACTACCTGGAGGCTTGTTTGCAGAACATATGCGTGTTTAACCACTcgtgtttgtttccccattAGACTATCAGGACATTATTCTGTTCTAAGGTGTGTTTCTGGGTAAAATGGGAAATTtgactaaatgtattttatctgtACACTTGGTTCCGGCCAAAACCTGTACGCATTGGCCAACTTTTTATACTACGATATGATATCTGTACACACGCCAACCCACTTGTGTGCATGTACAGGCCGTGCCTTGCCCATTGTTGGACTGTAAATAGGCGCTGACGGTGACAGGAAGTTGAGATTACAATACTCCCCATGAGCCCCGTGTTTATTTTCTGCCTCTTTCGTCAGCATTGGCTGTTAAGCACACATCCCAGCTAGATCTTtgcctgcgcgcacacacacacacaatgcgcaCACAcctctgtgctgtgtgtgtgtgtgtgtatatactctATGTTTGTTTGCGAAGAGAGGGATCAGGTCAGGGTGCCGTTACAATGGTCACATGCTCTGTGGGTGGCGCGAATATGGACTCGAGCACACTCTGGTGTGTGTATTCTGCCCCCATTGAAAATAAAGGACTCATTCAGTCAGGGacaaagctacacacacacacacacacacacacacaatgtgcatgTACCCTGAACACATGCATGCTGCAGAAAGACAATGGAAAGACAGTGCACGCCAGCATACGCAGAACATAAAGTCACACGCTGGTACTGTCCCTGGGTGCTCCCTCGGCACTTTCGTCCTGGCCCTCTGTGTTTCCACACAATGTGCTGATGTAGAGGCCTTCTGACCTATGAACTGGCCCTGCCGGATAGGGCACTGGGGTTAAATCAAGCAAACTTTATTATtatgtaattatattatataataggAATTACACCGCCAGCCTCCCCCATCTTACCATCCATTCACCTACATTATTAGACGCACGCCCACATGCAGTTTTAGCACTCAATAAATGGTCAAATATTCTAAATTGACAGCTTCACCATCAAccatttgagtgttttttttcctcctgtggTGGCGATTTTCTAGCTGTGGCGACCAATCACGTTTAAACGGATGTCAGACATGAAGCAAACACCACAAACATGAATAGCCTAGAGTCTGCATACAATGGTGCATTTGTGTATGTGAATGCGCACATGTGCCGTTTTGTTAATCTTTGCCAGCTGTgttctgcaccccccccctgacctctgaccacTGTGTTGGAGCCATGTGCGGGCTGAgacgacggagggggggggggggggggagtctgctAGGAGCTGGGACCTCTTAGCATGATTACACTCATTAAGCCAGCACTCGGCAACGACTGATTGAGCAACAGCCTTAACTACCCGTACTCTTGTTTGTGGACCAGCGCAGGTCTCTTTCCCCACAGCTAGACAGTGGTTGTGAGgaatcaggaggggggggggggggggggggggcttggcctTTCTATATTGATTTACTTCCCTATCCAAAGACATGCAGCTGACGGTTAAAGATTGTGAACTTCCTGTCATTCGTGTCTCGCACCGAACGcgtcagagagaaacacacactttgggCTTTTGattcaattaaacaaaaagaGCAACCTTATATACGACTGAattcaaaagcaaacaaaactaGGAAAAATGAGTTAAACCTCCTTAAACATCGAGCATGTCCACACGAACATAAACAAGCACACGCAGTGGGAGCGTAATCCTTCCAACGAGAGTGGGAACTTCACAGCGGTGTGGGAGCGGCAGACCAAGATGATGCATGGGCCGAGGCTGTGTCCCTTCAACGGGAAGCCGCACACACACCAGCCATGCAGATTTTGCGAATTTCCATCATGTGCATGGCGGACATGAAAGAATAAGGTGCAAATAATAATTACCACAGCTATGTGATAAAAAGAACACTTTAAAACAGGCGCGCCCTTTCATGTCCGTGAGCATGTGCGAGTGCGGTTGCCACATGTCGCCCATGGCCTCGGCTTCTAGCAGGCTCCAGGTTTTCTCCGCATGAAGGGCACAGGGTGGCCTGCTCGCCAACACTTTGCTCCATATGTGGGCTGGTATCGCTCACACGTGTGGTTGTGATCTTAACTTCATTGATCTTTAGTGCCATCATTCCTTCTTGGCTTCCTTTACTGTCTGCCCGGGGCGAAGAACCGGCGACAGCTCCGGTGTCAAATCAGGTGACTTACGTGCACGTGTGCGCGTGGGGTGTCTTT is drawn from Pungitius pungitius chromosome 11, fPunPun2.1, whole genome shotgun sequence and contains these coding sequences:
- the erfl3 gene encoding ETS domain-containing transcription factor ERF, which codes for MKTPGDNGIAFPEWAYKPESSPGSRQIQLWHFILELLRKEEYHDVIAWQGDYGEFVIKDPDEVARLWGARKCKPQMNYDKLSRALRYYYNKRILHKTKGKRFTYKFNFNKLVLVNYPFIDMGSTGSSVPQSAPPVPTGAGTHFRFPPSTPSEVLSPNEDLRSPGGMFSSVARRMARGSVSDCSDGTSVNSEIEEGNAGAGEERGERSVSGGGGPGGGGGYRSIINPRLSHEALYRMYGGPGNPGGHPGPRHGAHRIHPDSLSPFPVSPLPGPGGAALLAPPLSPALSMTPSSHLPYTPSPTLSPMLGSHFSFNPEDMKRYLQAHTQSVYNYGLSPRAFLQYPNIVIPQPHRLAADKAGLSGERGAAERASRAERGGERHHHPSLAHATHHHAHPPHSAHPHTHSHPMHHHPLHLSEEPLHMSPFKFKLQPPPLGRKHKESQSHSKPRQSSLSSGSMTSTSGLGSSLSFGSDLSSASGSGLISASSSTQSLNSTGLPKIKVEPISDIESEEEVEVTDISDEDPDERDEEFKLFSPRHFRAPEHHHHHHHHHHLANGTAAPQHHPHPDEDLDEDVFKAPAPPPPGLMPFFTSQHTHSNAPRMPPALKSEPTEPVDSNTPPPQTVSVEAPQTKCIPLKLRFKRRWSEDQRMEASQEESDDKKVRPEAEREKERERQREREKEKERESNGRMETEENGTGSREEDSPPPLAYEGSLATLLASQRQVSAELHRATAQLSLENKDC